Proteins from a single region of Flavobacterium sp. K5-23:
- a CDS encoding MOSC domain-containing protein has protein sequence MLQLSEIWVYPIKSLGGISLQESNVTHRGLERDRRWMLVDDKGVFLSQRENPELALFETEMEEDFLIISHREKTVEKVKVALYPTANTDTENLDAVVWDDTVAAYEVDKTISNWFSEILGYSVRLVYMPEESHRKVDSDYAVTPEDINSFSDGFPYLIIGQSSLDDLNSRMKEAVPMKRFRPNFVFTGGESYEEETWSEFTIGNLPFYGVKPCGRCVMITVDPEKGIVAGKEPLLTLSKYKRVGNNVIFGQNLIAKQEGSVSIGDVVAVSKKIGF, from the coding sequence ATGCTTCAACTTTCGGAAATCTGGGTTTATCCAATAAAATCATTAGGCGGAATTAGCCTTCAAGAATCCAATGTTACACATCGAGGATTAGAACGCGATCGCCGTTGGATGTTGGTTGATGACAAAGGGGTTTTTCTTTCTCAAAGGGAAAATCCAGAACTGGCGCTTTTTGAAACTGAAATGGAAGAGGATTTTTTAATTATTAGCCACAGAGAAAAAACAGTTGAGAAAGTCAAAGTAGCACTATATCCAACTGCAAACACCGATACTGAAAATCTAGACGCCGTTGTTTGGGATGATACTGTTGCTGCCTATGAAGTGGACAAAACTATTTCGAATTGGTTTTCTGAAATTTTGGGATACTCCGTTCGATTGGTTTATATGCCAGAAGAGAGTCATAGAAAAGTTGATTCGGATTATGCGGTTACACCAGAAGATATCAATTCATTTTCGGATGGATTTCCTTATTTAATCATAGGACAGTCGTCTTTGGATGATTTAAATTCCCGTATGAAGGAAGCGGTGCCTATGAAACGATTCCGACCTAATTTTGTTTTTACCGGTGGTGAATCTTATGAAGAGGAAACGTGGAGTGAGTTTACCATAGGGAATCTCCCTTTTTATGGAGTTAAACCTTGCGGAAGATGCGTGATGATAACTGTAGATCCCGAAAAAGGAATCGTTGCCGGAAAAGAGCCTTTATTGACTTTGTCCAAATATAAAAGAGTAGGAAACAATGTGATTTTTGGACAAAATTTAATTGCCAAGCAGGAGGGAAGTGTTAGCATTGGAGATGTTGTGGCTGTATCTAAAAAAATAGGTTTTTAA
- a CDS encoding cytochrome c — MKTSEQQSELFKHTLHKLLRVLKIEFTIVAVVTFALLTLTSCQNSDKKQKPVEQNYPQQKEEENHMDEHSGHSQRMNETKEWLKLELGEKYNQPVSPGTTEQLAQGKDVFTKNCVSCHGNGGKGDGPGSAGLQPKPADFTNPEHSSFYSNQGRIYLIKKGIKGTAMTGWENTLSEEEILSVYVFVNSLKNPDEMMEHHGQNH; from the coding sequence ATGAAAACATCAGAACAACAAAGTGAACTCTTCAAACACACACTACATAAACTCCTCCGAGTCCTAAAAATAGAGTTTACAATCGTTGCCGTTGTGACGTTTGCATTACTGACACTTACTTCCTGCCAAAATTCAGATAAAAAACAGAAACCAGTTGAACAGAACTACCCTCAACAAAAAGAAGAGGAAAATCATATGGATGAACACAGCGGGCATTCTCAACGTATGAATGAAACCAAAGAATGGTTAAAACTGGAATTGGGAGAAAAGTACAATCAGCCCGTATCTCCCGGCACAACAGAACAACTTGCGCAAGGCAAAGACGTATTCACAAAAAATTGCGTTAGTTGCCATGGTAATGGAGGCAAAGGAGATGGTCCCGGATCAGCTGGATTACAGCCAAAACCAGCCGATTTTACCAATCCAGAACATTCCTCCTTTTATTCAAACCAGGGTCGAATATACCTCATAAAAAAAGGAATAAAGGGAACCGCAATGACGGGATGGGAAAACACCCTGAGCGAAGAGGAAATCCTTTCTGTTTACGTATTTGTGAACTCTCTAAAAAATCCAGATGAAATGATGGAACACCACGGGCAAAATCATTAA
- a CDS encoding multicopper oxidase domain-containing protein: protein MKYRILLLGLVFTISANAQKVVRYDLYVKDTIVNFTGKDKRAIAVNGQIPMPTLTFTEGDIAEIYVHNEMDESTSLHWHGLFLPNKEDGVPFLTQMPIAPHTTHKYSFPIVQSGTHWYHSHSGLQEQIGMYGALTLKKKDSDPTFRKGIDDLPALPVVLSEWTDYNPDNVHRMLHNASDWFAIKKGTTQSYAEAIRKGHFKTKLNNEWKRMLAMDVSDVYYDKFLINGFNESMAKVLSKSKGGDKVRLRISNAGASSYFWLTYAGGKITVVANDGNDVEPVDVDRLIIGVSETYDVVVTIPADNTAYEFLATPEDRTKSASLYIGNGIKQLVSPLPKLNYFEGMKMMNDMMNMDGTMNDMGMDMSLQKMDMNTVMYPEITGDSQKSKVESPKEMKMNDKTDHSKHTMSSNSSDIVTLNYSMLKSPTVTTLPVDAPVRELRFELTGNMNRYLWSMDNKVLSETDKILIKKGENVRIVLHNNSMMRHPMHLHGHDFRVLNGQGEFAPLKNVLDIMPMETDTIEFNANADGDWFFHCHILYHMMAGMNRVFSYENSAANPLLPNKEWAYKKLQKESNGIHVMAENDFSTNGNDGKAMAQNARWAFETEWRLGYHDRHGYETETHIGRYIGKNQWLMPFIGFDWRYRKFGIDEVEKNVFGQSNTKDNRSVVSLGVNYTLPLLVIAQAEVFSDGNVRFQLSREDIPVSKRLRMAFMVNTDKEYMAGLKYIVGKNFGITTHYDSDMGVGFGVNLNY, encoded by the coding sequence ATGAAATATAGAATACTACTATTAGGATTGGTTTTTACTATCTCTGCAAATGCACAAAAAGTAGTTCGTTATGATTTATACGTAAAAGACACCATTGTGAACTTTACGGGGAAAGATAAAAGAGCCATTGCCGTAAACGGACAAATTCCTATGCCAACCCTTACTTTTACGGAAGGGGATATTGCTGAGATTTATGTTCATAATGAAATGGATGAATCTACTTCCCTGCATTGGCACGGCCTGTTTTTGCCTAATAAAGAAGACGGAGTACCCTTTCTTACCCAAATGCCAATAGCACCGCATACCACTCATAAATACAGTTTCCCAATTGTACAAAGCGGTACGCACTGGTATCATAGCCATTCTGGTTTGCAAGAACAAATAGGAATGTATGGCGCTTTGACATTGAAGAAAAAAGATAGTGATCCTACTTTTAGAAAAGGGATTGATGATTTGCCGGCACTTCCTGTTGTTTTGAGCGAATGGACGGATTACAATCCTGATAATGTCCACCGAATGCTACACAATGCTTCCGATTGGTTTGCAATTAAAAAAGGAACTACTCAAAGTTATGCGGAAGCCATTAGAAAAGGGCATTTTAAAACCAAACTCAACAACGAATGGAAACGCATGTTGGCCATGGATGTAAGTGATGTGTATTATGATAAATTCTTGATAAACGGATTTAATGAATCTATGGCAAAAGTACTAAGCAAATCTAAAGGAGGAGATAAAGTACGTTTGCGAATTTCTAATGCTGGTGCTTCATCCTATTTTTGGCTGACTTATGCCGGAGGAAAAATCACGGTCGTTGCCAATGATGGAAATGATGTAGAACCCGTTGACGTGGATCGATTGATAATAGGAGTTTCAGAAACTTATGATGTTGTGGTGACTATTCCAGCAGATAATACGGCTTACGAATTCTTGGCCACACCAGAAGACAGAACCAAATCAGCTTCTCTTTATATAGGTAATGGAATCAAACAATTAGTTTCTCCATTGCCAAAATTGAATTATTTTGAAGGGATGAAAATGATGAATGACATGATGAACATGGATGGAACCATGAACGATATGGGTATGGATATGAGTCTTCAAAAAATGGATATGAATACCGTAATGTATCCGGAGATTACTGGAGATAGTCAAAAGTCAAAAGTCGAAAGTCCTAAAGAAATGAAGATGAATGATAAAACGGATCATTCAAAACATACTATGAGTTCCAATTCATCTGACATAGTAACGCTAAATTATTCGATGTTAAAATCTCCAACAGTGACCACGCTTCCTGTAGATGCTCCTGTACGTGAATTGCGTTTTGAATTAACGGGAAACATGAATCGGTATTTGTGGAGTATGGATAATAAAGTCCTATCAGAAACAGATAAAATTCTAATCAAAAAAGGGGAGAACGTTCGGATTGTGTTGCATAATAATTCCATGATGCGTCACCCGATGCATTTACATGGACATGACTTTAGAGTGTTGAATGGGCAGGGAGAGTTTGCACCTTTAAAAAACGTATTGGATATTATGCCAATGGAAACGGATACTATTGAGTTTAATGCCAATGCTGATGGAGATTGGTTTTTTCATTGCCACATTTTATATCATATGATGGCGGGAATGAACAGGGTATTTAGTTATGAAAACTCGGCTGCAAACCCACTTTTACCCAATAAAGAATGGGCCTATAAAAAATTGCAAAAAGAAAGTAACGGAATTCATGTTATGGCCGAGAATGATTTTTCTACAAACGGAAATGATGGAAAAGCGATGGCGCAAAATGCAAGATGGGCTTTTGAAACTGAATGGCGTTTGGGGTACCACGATAGACACGGTTATGAAACCGAAACTCATATAGGGAGATACATAGGTAAAAATCAATGGTTGATGCCATTCATCGGTTTTGACTGGCGTTATAGAAAGTTTGGAATAGATGAGGTAGAGAAAAATGTTTTTGGTCAATCGAATACTAAAGACAATCGTTCGGTAGTGAGTTTAGGGGTCAATTATACTTTGCCGCTTTTGGTCATTGCACAGGCTGAGGTTTTTAGTGATGGAAACGTTCGTTTTCAATTATCACGTGAAGACATTCCTGTTTCAAAACGTTTGCGAATGGCTTTTATGGTCAATACAGATAAAGAATATATGGCCGGATTGAAATACATTGTGGGTAAAAACTTTGGGATAACAACACATTACGACAGTGATATGGGAGTGGGTTTTGGAGTGAATTTGAATTATTAA
- a CDS encoding PepSY domain-containing protein, translating into MIKGKKAKWIRKSHRYLGIFLGLQFLMWTISGLYFSWTNIDDIHGDQFRKTGVVATSFSNLLSPSALSPSLAIASIDLREIKNEPYYWINKKQLFHARTGDLKKGVSKEEAIAIANKNIVSGITVKDIQLINSVGKHHEYREKLLPAYVISYNEPNNLKVYVSVNDGAFQTVRHRDWRWFDFLWMTHTMDYEGRDNMNNIVLRIFSVLGLITVLSGFLLWFITSPTIRKIKRKMKRSIIK; encoded by the coding sequence ATGATTAAAGGAAAAAAAGCGAAATGGATTAGAAAATCTCATCGGTATTTGGGAATTTTTTTAGGGCTTCAATTCTTAATGTGGACGATTAGCGGCTTGTATTTTAGTTGGACCAATATTGATGATATCCATGGAGATCAATTTAGAAAAACAGGGGTTGTAGCAACCTCTTTTTCAAATTTATTAAGTCCTTCAGCTTTAAGTCCTTCACTTGCAATAGCATCAATAGATTTAAGAGAAATCAAGAATGAACCTTACTATTGGATAAATAAAAAGCAGCTTTTTCATGCTAGAACTGGAGATTTAAAGAAAGGGGTTTCTAAAGAGGAAGCAATAGCGATTGCCAATAAAAATATTGTTTCGGGTATAACCGTAAAGGACATTCAGCTGATTAATTCTGTTGGGAAACACCACGAATACAGGGAAAAATTGCTGCCCGCTTATGTGATTTCCTATAATGAACCTAACAATTTGAAAGTGTATGTTTCTGTAAATGATGGCGCTTTTCAAACGGTTAGACATCGGGACTGGAGATGGTTTGATTTTTTATGGATGACTCATACGATGGATTACGAAGGGCGTGACAATATGAATAACATAGTATTAAGAATATTTTCAGTATTAGGGTTAATAACTGTTTTAAGCGGCTTTTTACTTTGGTTTATTACGTCTCCCACAATAAGGAAGATAAAGAGAAAAATGAAAAGAAGTATAATTAAATAA
- a CDS encoding DUF2911 domain-containing protein, whose protein sequence is MKRVILISVFILQALLISAQEKVQIKLTEPSPSASFEQEIGSTIVNVTYNRPLTRGRKVFGELVPFDEMWRTGASGCTTFATNETIDFGNTILESGKYSIYTIPSKKEWTIIVNTDTTLHGTTGYDEKKDVFRFTVPVEKTANFYETFTIEVNDINNKGEGFLKLMWENTMVKIPLKSKADENILALIEKHIVKEKTQNVNLLFQAANYYYSTNRDSMKAIQWLNDAEKIDGTNFSYPNLRQKIYVDLKDFPNAILAAKTALAIAENKKMKVAVSLKKQIEEWELLLKNKK, encoded by the coding sequence ATGAAAAGAGTAATTTTAATTAGTGTATTTATTTTACAAGCATTGTTAATTTCTGCACAAGAAAAAGTTCAAATAAAATTAACAGAGCCAAGTCCGTCAGCCTCTTTTGAACAGGAAATAGGAAGTACAATCGTTAATGTAACCTATAATAGGCCATTGACAAGAGGAAGAAAAGTTTTTGGGGAATTAGTGCCCTTTGATGAAATGTGGAGAACAGGAGCTAGTGGTTGTACCACATTTGCAACTAATGAAACGATAGATTTTGGAAATACAATTTTAGAATCAGGTAAATATTCGATTTACACTATTCCTTCAAAAAAGGAATGGACTATAATTGTAAATACAGATACTACTTTACACGGGACAACAGGTTATGACGAGAAGAAAGATGTTTTTCGTTTTACTGTACCTGTTGAGAAAACGGCTAATTTTTATGAAACATTTACAATAGAAGTAAACGACATTAATAACAAAGGAGAAGGTTTCTTAAAATTGATGTGGGAAAACACTATGGTGAAAATTCCATTAAAAAGTAAAGCCGATGAAAATATTCTGGCATTAATAGAAAAGCATATTGTAAAAGAAAAAACGCAGAATGTTAATTTATTATTTCAAGCAGCAAACTATTATTATAGTACTAATAGGGATTCTATGAAAGCAATACAGTGGCTTAATGATGCAGAAAAAATAGATGGAACAAATTTTAGTTACCCTAATTTAAGACAAAAAATATATGTTGATTTAAAAGATTTTCCCAATGCTATTCTAGCTGCTAAAACAGCATTGGCAATTGCTGAAAACAAAAAAATGAAAGTAGCGGTATCATTAAAAAAACAAATTGAAGAGTGGGAGTTATTGCTTAAAAATAAAAAGTAA
- a CDS encoding membrane or secreted protein, translating into MKTLQKFALLIGLIGLLYSCQSTNQVLSKSDKRIEIMNTIANNESMSKEMMDILMNSKSGKMMMEEKKKEMMKDKHTEMMKSMKENPEMMKKMMSEMMKDNPEMMKDKHTEMMKSMKENPEMMKSMMSEMMKKMKENPEMMKSMMSKMMESSKGDNAMMSGMCKSMMENKEMMEMMEKMKKENKMKAMDGKLKKEEDHKSHH; encoded by the coding sequence ATGAAAACACTACAAAAATTTGCACTGTTAATTGGGTTAATTGGACTGCTATATTCCTGCCAGTCAACTAATCAGGTTCTTTCAAAATCAGATAAGAGAATCGAAATAATGAATACCATTGCTAACAATGAGAGTATGTCAAAAGAAATGATGGATATACTTATGAATAGCAAAAGCGGTAAAATGATGATGGAGGAAAAGAAAAAGGAAATGATGAAAGACAAGCATACTGAAATGATGAAAAGTATGAAAGAAAATCCTGAGATGATGAAAAAAATGATGTCAGAAATGATGAAGGATAATCCGGAAATGATGAAAGACAAGCATACTGAAATGATGAAAAGCATGAAAGAAAATCCAGAAATGATGAAGAGCATGATGTCAGAGATGATGAAAAAAATGAAAGAAAATCCGGAAATGATGAAAAGTATGATGTCGAAAATGATGGAATCATCAAAAGGAGATAATGCTATGATGTCTGGAATGTGTAAGTCTATGATGGAAAATAAGGAGATGATGGAGATGATGGAGAAAATGAAAAAAGAGAATAAAATGAAAGCAATGGACGGAAAACTTAAAAAAGAGGAAGATCATAAATCACATCATTAA